A genomic region of Marinobacter sp. NP-4(2019) contains the following coding sequences:
- a CDS encoding ParA family protein: MRIWAVANQKGGVGKTTSVVTLAGLLAERGKRVLVVDLDPHGSLTSWFGYDPDTIALSVFNLFQHQGKVPDGLAAQLITETSCKGVSLLPASTALATLERRMVGVEGMGLIVSRALAQLWDDFDYVILDNTPSLGVLMVNALAAAQHLIIPVQTEFLAIKGLERMLHTLQMIIKSQKNKLAYTIVPTMFDRRTQASVKSLNLLRKTYPDTLWQFAIPVDTKFRDASQGGVVPSSLDSSTHGVRAYSHLLDDMIARTGAGQERKHG; encoded by the coding sequence GTGCGAATCTGGGCAGTAGCCAATCAAAAAGGCGGTGTCGGGAAAACCACATCCGTGGTGACACTGGCCGGGCTGTTGGCCGAGCGTGGCAAGCGGGTTCTCGTGGTGGATCTCGACCCTCATGGGTCGCTGACCAGTTGGTTCGGTTATGATCCCGATACCATTGCCCTGAGTGTGTTTAACCTGTTCCAGCACCAGGGCAAGGTGCCGGACGGCCTGGCGGCCCAGCTGATTACGGAAACCAGTTGTAAGGGCGTATCATTGCTGCCGGCGAGCACTGCCCTGGCGACTCTGGAGCGTCGCATGGTTGGCGTGGAAGGTATGGGGCTGATCGTTTCCCGGGCGCTGGCGCAGCTTTGGGATGACTTTGATTACGTCATTCTGGACAACACCCCCTCGCTGGGCGTTCTTATGGTAAACGCACTGGCGGCTGCCCAACACCTCATTATTCCGGTGCAGACCGAATTCCTGGCGATCAAAGGGCTTGAGCGAATGCTGCATACCCTGCAAATGATCATCAAATCTCAGAAGAACAAACTGGCTTACACCATTGTTCCGACCATGTTCGACCGACGCACCCAGGCGTCGGTCAAGAGCCTGAACCTGTTGCGCAAAACCTATCCGGACACGCTGTGGCAGTTTGCCATACCCGTGGATACCAAGTTCCGGGACGCCAGCCAGGGTGGGGTGGTGCCGTCCTCCCTGGATTCCAGTACCCATGGTGTTCGGGCCTATAGCCATCTGCTGGACGATATGATAGCTCGTACTGGTGCGGGGCAGGAGCGCAAGCATGGCTGA
- a CDS encoding flagellar motor protein, producing MDILSLLGIILAFAAILGGNLLEGGALSSLFNGPAALIVIGGTLAATILQTSWPLLKRAFIQVRWVFVPPYVSLEDGIGKVIDWSVKARKQGLLGLEGLAEREPERFARKGLQLLVDGAETETIRSIMEVDLESREQRDLESARVYEAMGGYSPTIGIIGAVMGLIQVMTNLEDPQSLGSGIATAFVATIYGVALANLLFFPVANKLRGIVRERTRYEDMMIDGIIAVAEGENPKSIELRLRGFLQ from the coding sequence ATGGATATTCTCAGCCTGCTGGGTATCATCCTGGCCTTCGCCGCCATTCTGGGAGGGAATCTGCTGGAAGGCGGTGCCCTCAGCTCCCTGTTTAACGGCCCGGCGGCCCTGATTGTTATCGGCGGCACCCTGGCCGCCACGATCCTGCAGACGTCCTGGCCGCTGCTTAAAAGGGCCTTCATCCAGGTTCGTTGGGTGTTCGTGCCGCCCTATGTCAGCCTGGAAGATGGCATTGGCAAGGTTATCGACTGGAGCGTCAAGGCACGTAAACAGGGCCTTCTCGGGCTTGAGGGGTTGGCGGAAAGGGAGCCGGAAAGATTTGCCCGCAAGGGCCTCCAACTGCTGGTTGACGGTGCCGAAACCGAAACGATCCGCAGTATTATGGAAGTTGACCTGGAGTCCCGTGAACAGCGTGACCTGGAGTCGGCACGGGTCTATGAAGCCATGGGTGGCTATTCGCCGACCATCGGTATCATTGGGGCAGTGATGGGACTGATTCAGGTGATGACCAACCTGGAAGACCCCCAGTCTCTCGGTAGCGGTATTGCGACCGCGTTCGTCGCCACCATCTACGGTGTGGCACTGGCAAACCTGCTGTTCTTCCCGGTTGCCAACAAGCTGCGAGGCATCGTCCGTGAGCGCACCCGTTATGAAGATATGATGATCGACGGCATTATTGCCGTCGCTGAAGGGGAGAACCCGAAATCCATCGAATTGCGGCTGCGGGGTTTCCTGCAGTGA
- the flhF gene encoding flagellar biosynthesis protein FlhF encodes MKVKRFFAQSMAEALKQVREQMGPDAVILSNRRVDGGVEIVTALDYDENMARQRLGDKAREATNGSRLAEMQAEQHRHLEEELGRSRDRIREVREKRASIGAGYANNTAFIEDSALDLEPATADSDYAPASAGYSDELAQMRAEISSLRDLMGARGQEPKKPAANAVQQRLSERLQEFGLGFDLANSLSRRHNGGRLEEGWKQSLKMLATGVKTSRTEWLDQGGVYALVGPTGSGKTTTIGKLAARHVLRHGADSLALVTTDRYRVAAHEQLFVFGRILNVPVRVVDESHSLDDILDELSDRHLVLIDTAGLTSSDKGYEQQLSELARSHHRIRTHLVVSATSQPRIMKSVWHCYKMANLAGCVMTKIDEALTLGESLGFVMESGLPVAYYTDGQKIPEDLHHAEAVPLVRLAVERLKTLQQQRAVAEGA; translated from the coding sequence ATGAAAGTAAAGCGTTTTTTTGCTCAGAGCATGGCAGAGGCATTGAAGCAGGTGCGGGAACAGATGGGCCCGGATGCCGTGATTCTCTCCAATCGCCGGGTGGACGGTGGCGTGGAAATTGTGACAGCCCTGGATTATGACGAAAATATGGCGCGTCAGCGATTGGGCGACAAGGCCCGGGAGGCGACCAATGGTTCCCGCCTGGCGGAAATGCAGGCGGAACAACATCGCCACCTGGAGGAGGAGCTTGGGCGTTCCCGGGACCGTATCCGTGAAGTCCGTGAAAAGCGGGCCAGTATCGGGGCCGGTTATGCCAACAACACGGCCTTCATTGAAGATTCCGCTCTGGATCTGGAGCCCGCTACGGCGGATTCGGATTATGCGCCGGCGTCGGCTGGCTATTCTGATGAGCTGGCGCAGATGCGTGCGGAGATCAGTTCGCTGCGGGATCTGATGGGAGCCCGCGGACAGGAGCCCAAAAAACCGGCAGCCAATGCTGTCCAGCAGCGGCTTTCCGAGCGCTTGCAGGAATTCGGCCTGGGGTTCGATCTGGCCAATTCCCTGTCCCGCCGGCACAATGGCGGGCGCCTGGAGGAGGGCTGGAAACAGTCGCTGAAAATGCTGGCCACCGGTGTAAAAACCTCCCGTACCGAATGGCTGGATCAGGGGGGTGTCTATGCTCTGGTCGGGCCCACCGGGTCCGGCAAGACCACCACCATCGGCAAACTGGCGGCGCGCCATGTCCTCCGCCACGGTGCCGATTCCCTGGCGCTGGTGACCACTGACCGTTATCGGGTGGCTGCCCATGAGCAGTTGTTCGTGTTTGGTCGCATCCTCAATGTACCGGTCAGGGTGGTGGATGAAAGTCACTCCCTGGACGATATCCTGGATGAATTGTCCGACCGTCACCTGGTGCTGATTGATACCGCCGGTCTCACCAGCTCCGACAAGGGCTACGAGCAGCAATTGTCAGAACTGGCCCGCAGTCACCACAGGATCCGGACCCACCTGGTGGTTTCGGCGACTAGCCAGCCGCGCATCATGAAATCCGTCTGGCATTGCTATAAGATGGCTAATCTTGCGGGCTGTGTGATGACTAAAATAGATGAGGCCCTTACCCTGGGCGAGTCTTTGGGGTTTGTCATGGAGTCTGGTCTGCCCGTGGCTTATTACACGGATGGTCAGAAGATCCCCGAAGATTTGCATCATGCCGAAGCCGTACCCCTGGTTCGGCTGGCCGTGGAGCGGCTGAAAACACTCCAGCAACAACGGGCGGTGGCGGAGGGGGCCTGA
- a CDS encoding RNA polymerase sigma factor FliA, with product MTLAKHLGIYQKTGVKGASRLVEEHAPLVKKIALHLMARLPASVQLEDLMQAGMIGLLEAAQRYSSTKGATFETYAGIRIRGAMVDEIRKGDWVPRSVHRNARRISQAIKAVEDRVGREAQDQEVADELGMELSEYHASLSDANSGRLFSLDELNESGELPLEEAEASDNPLDDITSAAFKRSLVQAIEELPEREKLVLSLYYQEELNLKEIGAVLGVSESRVSQIHSQAALRLRGRLTGWQKEAAG from the coding sequence ATGACATTGGCGAAACACCTGGGAATCTATCAGAAAACCGGCGTCAAGGGCGCTTCCCGGCTCGTTGAAGAGCATGCCCCGCTGGTCAAGAAAATCGCACTGCACCTGATGGCCCGCTTGCCGGCATCGGTTCAACTGGAGGACCTTATGCAGGCCGGAATGATCGGGCTGCTCGAGGCTGCTCAGAGGTACAGTTCCACCAAGGGCGCAACCTTCGAAACCTATGCCGGTATCCGCATCCGGGGCGCCATGGTGGATGAAATCCGCAAGGGTGACTGGGTGCCCCGTTCTGTTCATCGCAATGCCCGTCGTATTTCCCAGGCCATCAAGGCTGTTGAAGACCGTGTCGGTCGTGAAGCTCAGGATCAGGAAGTCGCTGACGAGCTGGGAATGGAGCTTTCCGAGTACCATGCCAGCCTGAGTGATGCCAACAGTGGCAGACTTTTTAGCCTTGATGAGCTCAATGAATCCGGGGAGCTGCCGTTAGAAGAAGCAGAGGCCAGTGATAATCCCCTGGATGACATCACTTCCGCAGCGTTCAAGCGAAGTCTGGTGCAAGCGATTGAAGAATTGCCCGAGCGGGAGAAACTGGTGCTCAGCCTGTACTACCAGGAGGAGCTTAACCTCAAGGAAATTGGCGCTGTTCTCGGGGTGAGCGAAAGTCGTGTCAGTCAGATACACAGTCAGGCAGCACTGAGACTTCGGGGCCGTCTGACTGGCTGGCAAAAAGAGGCGGCCGGTTAA
- the cheY gene encoding chemotaxis response regulator CheY, producing the protein MDKNMKILIVDDFSTMRRIIKNLLRDLGFTNTDEADDGNTALPMLKSGKYDFLVTDWNMPGMSGFDLLKAVRADEELKTLPVLMVTAEAKRDQIVAAAQAGVNGYVVKPFTAAVLKEKIEKIFERIQ; encoded by the coding sequence TTGGACAAGAACATGAAAATCCTCATTGTGGACGATTTTTCCACAATGCGACGGATCATCAAGAACCTTCTGCGTGATCTGGGATTCACCAATACCGACGAAGCCGATGACGGCAACACTGCGCTGCCCATGCTGAAAAGTGGCAAGTATGACTTCCTGGTGACCGACTGGAACATGCCGGGTATGTCCGGGTTTGATCTGCTGAAGGCAGTGCGCGCCGATGAGGAGCTGAAAACCCTTCCAGTTCTCATGGTGACGGCGGAAGCAAAGCGGGATCAGATTGTTGCTGCCGCACAGGCGGGGGTGAATGGCTATGTGGTGAAGCCGTTTACCGCAGCGGTCCTCAAGGAGAAGATTGAAAAAATCTTCGAGCGAATCCAGTAA
- a CDS encoding chemotaxis protein CheA, giving the protein MAFDADEEILQDFLVEAGEILEKLSEQLVDLEQNPDDSDLLNAIFRGFHTVKGGAGFLQLEALVNCCHSAENVFDTLRNHKRKVDSELMDVVLEALDNVNAMFEQVRNHEELTPAPDQLIKALDALAEPEGGAPVAQQDEQADPGLGEDQGDITDDEFEQLLDALADGSEPSAPVANQEAGANVPGEDSTSGDEITDDEFEALLDQLHGKGQFAGAPAEEVASEPAEDVGDQAEKSSDDLITDDEFEKLLDDLHGKGGSPTADSGHKPAASEPEPKAQSQESRPEVKPDQPVKTEAKAPAPAAKEQGPAAETTVRVDTKRLDDIMNMVGELVLVRNRLQRLGAESEDEHMHKAVSNLDVVTTDLQSAVMQTRMQPIKKVFGRFPRVVRDLARSLKKEVNLVMHGEDTDLDKNLVEALSDPLVHLVRNSVDHGIEAPDVREKAGKPRIGTVTLNAEQEGDHILLSIEDDGAGMDPEVLRRKAVEKGIYDQDAADRLTENECYNLIFAAGFSTKDQISDVSGRGVGMDVVKTKIGQLNGQLNVESELGKGSRIVIKVPLTLAIMPTLMIMLGDQSFALPLVNVVEIFHLDLSKTNIVDGRECIVVRDKVFPLFHIKRWLVKGAAEPEPDNAHVVIVAMGTRQVGFVVDQLIGQEEVVIKPLGRALQGTPGMAGATITGDGRIALIIDVPSLLQQYG; this is encoded by the coding sequence ATGGCGTTTGATGCCGATGAAGAGATCCTGCAGGACTTTCTGGTTGAAGCAGGGGAGATACTCGAAAAGCTCTCCGAGCAGTTGGTGGATCTTGAGCAGAATCCGGATGACAGCGATCTTCTCAACGCCATATTCCGCGGTTTCCATACGGTAAAAGGTGGCGCGGGTTTCCTTCAGCTCGAGGCGCTGGTTAATTGTTGTCACTCCGCCGAAAACGTCTTCGACACGCTTCGCAATCACAAGCGAAAGGTGGATTCGGAGTTGATGGACGTGGTGCTGGAAGCGCTTGATAACGTCAACGCGATGTTCGAGCAGGTGCGGAATCACGAAGAATTGACGCCGGCTCCGGATCAACTGATCAAGGCTCTGGATGCTCTGGCTGAACCGGAAGGCGGTGCCCCGGTTGCTCAGCAGGACGAGCAGGCCGATCCTGGGCTAGGTGAAGATCAGGGTGATATCACCGACGACGAGTTCGAACAACTTCTGGATGCGCTGGCTGACGGCAGTGAGCCATCCGCTCCCGTGGCCAACCAGGAAGCGGGCGCGAATGTTCCGGGAGAGGACAGCACTTCCGGCGATGAAATCACCGATGACGAATTTGAAGCCCTGCTGGATCAACTTCATGGCAAGGGGCAGTTTGCCGGCGCACCTGCGGAAGAGGTAGCCAGTGAGCCTGCTGAGGATGTTGGTGACCAGGCAGAGAAGAGCAGTGACGATCTGATCACCGATGACGAATTTGAAAAGCTGTTGGATGACCTCCATGGCAAGGGTGGCAGCCCGACAGCTGACAGTGGCCACAAGCCAGCGGCCAGTGAACCGGAACCCAAGGCTCAATCGCAGGAGTCCAGGCCCGAGGTTAAGCCCGACCAGCCCGTGAAAACCGAGGCAAAAGCGCCAGCGCCTGCGGCAAAGGAGCAGGGGCCTGCTGCCGAAACCACCGTTCGGGTGGACACCAAGCGCCTGGATGACATCATGAACATGGTGGGCGAACTGGTGTTGGTGCGTAACCGTCTGCAGCGTCTTGGCGCCGAGAGCGAAGATGAGCACATGCACAAGGCGGTTTCCAACCTGGATGTGGTCACCACCGACCTCCAATCGGCCGTCATGCAGACACGGATGCAGCCGATCAAGAAAGTCTTTGGCCGTTTCCCCAGGGTGGTGAGGGATCTTGCCCGCAGCCTCAAGAAAGAAGTCAATCTGGTGATGCACGGTGAAGATACCGACCTGGACAAGAATCTGGTGGAAGCTCTCTCAGACCCGCTGGTTCACCTGGTTCGTAACTCCGTGGATCACGGTATCGAGGCACCGGATGTCCGTGAGAAGGCGGGTAAGCCCCGTATCGGAACTGTCACCCTGAACGCCGAGCAGGAAGGGGACCATATTCTGTTGTCCATCGAGGATGACGGTGCCGGAATGGATCCCGAGGTGTTGCGGCGCAAGGCTGTCGAAAAAGGTATCTACGATCAGGATGCGGCAGACAGGCTGACGGAAAACGAGTGCTACAACCTGATTTTTGCCGCCGGGTTTTCCACCAAGGATCAGATCTCGGACGTGTCTGGCCGGGGTGTCGGCATGGACGTGGTCAAGACCAAGATCGGCCAGCTCAACGGTCAGCTCAATGTGGAGTCAGAGCTTGGTAAGGGCTCACGCATTGTCATCAAGGTGCCGCTGACCCTGGCCATCATGCCGACCTTGATGATCATGCTGGGAGACCAGTCGTTTGCGCTTCCGCTGGTCAATGTTGTGGAAATATTCCATCTGGATCTTTCCAAAACCAACATTGTGGACGGTCGCGAATGCATCGTTGTGCGGGACAAGGTTTTCCCGTTGTTCCACATCAAGCGCTGGCTGGTAAAAGGTGCCGCTGAGCCTGAACCGGACAACGCCCACGTGGTCATTGTGGCGATGGGAACAAGGCAGGTCGGGTTTGTGGTGGACCAGCTCATCGGTCAGGAAGAGGTCGTTATCAAACCTCTGGGACGAGCGCTCCAGGGGACGCCGGGTATGGCGGGAGCCACAATTACCGGAGACGGACGTATTGCCCTGATTATTGACGTTCCCAGCCTGCTTCAACAATACGGTTGA
- the motD gene encoding flagellar motor protein MotD, whose protein sequence is MRRRRPPQDDLHNKERWLVSYADFITLLFAFFVVMYSVSSVNEGKYKVLSETLTGVFNAPQRSFQPIEVGDQAPQAAPAHSEDVIVPPVTEAPRNPEISEEGRAEALRTMADQLALEFDELINQGVVTLETNERWLELNLPDSLLFSSGSAEPHYDGFAVVEKIAGVLRNRDNAVKVEGFTDNRPIRTSAYPSNWELSTARAAAVVRMLSMEGVEPERLAAVGYGAYQPVARNDTEEGRRRNRRVVLLISRDASIRGAMR, encoded by the coding sequence ATGCGGCGTCGTAGGCCACCTCAGGACGATCTTCATAACAAGGAGCGTTGGCTGGTTTCCTATGCCGACTTCATCACCCTACTGTTCGCTTTTTTTGTGGTGATGTATTCGGTGTCGTCCGTCAACGAAGGCAAGTACAAGGTACTGTCGGAAACCCTGACCGGCGTTTTCAATGCCCCGCAACGTTCCTTCCAGCCTATCGAGGTTGGCGACCAGGCCCCACAGGCTGCTCCGGCGCATTCCGAAGACGTCATTGTGCCGCCAGTCACCGAAGCGCCCCGTAACCCGGAAATCAGTGAAGAAGGCAGAGCCGAGGCCCTGCGGACCATGGCCGACCAGTTGGCGCTGGAATTCGACGAACTGATCAATCAGGGGGTTGTCACCCTGGAAACCAACGAACGCTGGCTGGAGCTCAATCTGCCCGACAGCCTGTTGTTCAGCAGTGGCTCCGCAGAACCCCACTACGATGGTTTTGCCGTGGTGGAAAAGATTGCCGGGGTCCTGCGTAACCGTGATAACGCCGTCAAGGTGGAAGGTTTCACAGATAACCGTCCGATTCGCACCAGTGCCTACCCGTCCAACTGGGAGCTGTCTACCGCCAGGGCGGCGGCGGTGGTTCGCATGCTCTCCATGGAAGGTGTCGAGCCCGAGCGCCTGGCCGCGGTGGGGTATGGTGCGTATCAGCCGGTTGCCCGCAATGATACCGAGGAAGGTCGCCGCCGCAACCGGCGTGTGGTGCTCCTGATTTCCCGGGATGCGAGTATTCGCGGTGCGATGAGGTGA
- a CDS encoding MinD/ParA family protein — translation MSKPHPVQVIAVSGGKGGVGKSNVSVNLGIALAQKGRRVVLLDADLGLANIDVLLGITANRNLSDVLAGNCDLRDILVDGPGGIKIVPASSGTQRMTQLSAMEHAGLINAFSELGDQIDVLIVDTAAGISESVVSFLRASQELLLVVCDEPTSITDAYALIKLMNRDYGTNRFRILANQVRNEQEGKHLFEKLTRVTERFLDVALQYVGIVPYDEAVKKAVQRQKAVLEVYPRAKASLAIRALADKVDNWPLPTSPRGHLEFFVERLVEV, via the coding sequence ATGAGTAAACCACATCCGGTACAGGTGATTGCAGTTTCTGGCGGAAAGGGCGGCGTTGGCAAGAGCAACGTTTCGGTCAATCTGGGGATCGCTCTGGCGCAGAAAGGGCGTCGTGTAGTGTTGCTGGATGCCGACCTGGGCCTGGCCAATATTGACGTACTGTTGGGTATTACCGCCAACCGCAACCTGTCAGATGTGCTGGCTGGCAATTGTGACCTTAGGGACATTCTGGTCGACGGTCCGGGTGGCATCAAAATCGTTCCGGCCTCTTCAGGCACCCAGCGTATGACTCAGCTCAGTGCCATGGAGCATGCCGGCCTGATCAACGCGTTTAGCGAACTCGGAGACCAGATTGATGTGCTCATCGTGGATACTGCGGCGGGCATTTCCGAATCGGTGGTCAGTTTCCTGAGGGCGTCACAGGAACTGTTGCTGGTGGTTTGTGATGAGCCCACATCCATCACCGACGCTTACGCCCTGATCAAGCTGATGAATCGCGATTATGGCACGAACCGTTTCCGTATTCTGGCCAATCAGGTACGAAATGAGCAGGAAGGCAAGCATCTGTTTGAAAAACTGACCCGGGTCACTGAGCGGTTTCTTGATGTGGCACTACAATACGTGGGGATCGTGCCCTACGATGAAGCTGTCAAGAAAGCGGTGCAGCGGCAGAAGGCGGTTCTGGAAGTTTATCCCAGGGCAAAAGCGTCACTGGCGATCAGGGCGTTGGCCGATAAAGTCGACAACTGGCCGCTACCTACATCACCCCGCGGACACCTGGAGTTTTTTGTGGAGCGGCTCGTCGAAGTCTGA
- a CDS encoding protein-glutamate methylesterase/protein-glutamine glutaminase, with translation MTVSVLVVDDSGFFRKRLTEILTASGQIKVVGVATNGREGVELAEKLRPDVITMDYEMPVMDGISAVREIMKRHPVPVLMFSSLTYEGARVTLDALEAGAVDFLPKNFEEIARDSSQLQKILVDRVLDVAGSRPGAKPLSATRAEPASTARPASRPEQPSPQVRHRADRPPASAHRSPVEPAADAAVPRQPSRRSPARHYSVVAIGTSTGGPVALQQVLTTLPASFPAPIVLVQHMPASFTPAFAERLNRLCRIEVRQAEDGDVLRPGQALLAPGGCQMMIENRSGQARVRILPGDERLNYKPCVDVTFGSLARSFPGKTLGIILTGMGADGKEGCRLMKQSGSVIWSQDEKSSVIYGMPMAVARAGLPDEVLSLNDIGPRLVEGVS, from the coding sequence ATGACAGTTTCTGTCCTGGTTGTTGATGATTCAGGTTTCTTCCGCAAGCGCCTGACGGAAATCCTGACTGCATCCGGTCAGATCAAGGTGGTTGGCGTGGCCACCAACGGACGGGAAGGGGTGGAACTGGCTGAGAAGCTGCGCCCCGACGTTATCACCATGGACTACGAAATGCCGGTGATGGACGGCATTTCCGCGGTACGGGAAATCATGAAGCGCCACCCGGTGCCGGTGTTGATGTTTTCGTCACTGACCTATGAAGGGGCCCGGGTGACCCTTGATGCTCTGGAAGCCGGTGCGGTCGATTTCCTGCCCAAGAACTTTGAGGAGATTGCCCGGGACTCCAGCCAGCTCCAGAAAATTCTGGTCGACCGTGTACTCGATGTTGCTGGCAGTCGTCCCGGAGCGAAGCCCCTTTCGGCAACACGCGCGGAACCGGCATCCACAGCTAGGCCCGCTTCGCGTCCGGAGCAACCATCACCGCAAGTCCGGCATCGTGCTGACAGACCTCCTGCGTCGGCGCACCGTTCTCCGGTGGAGCCCGCTGCTGATGCGGCGGTTCCCAGACAGCCATCCCGTCGGTCGCCGGCCAGACATTACAGTGTGGTGGCTATCGGCACCTCCACCGGTGGTCCGGTCGCGCTGCAACAGGTACTCACAACATTACCCGCCAGCTTCCCCGCACCGATTGTGCTGGTTCAGCACATGCCGGCCAGTTTTACGCCAGCATTTGCCGAACGCCTGAACAGGCTGTGCCGCATTGAAGTGCGACAGGCCGAGGATGGTGACGTGCTCCGACCCGGTCAGGCCCTGTTGGCACCGGGGGGGTGTCAGATGATGATTGAAAACCGCAGTGGTCAGGCTCGTGTGCGAATTCTGCCGGGGGACGAGCGTCTCAATTACAAACCGTGCGTCGACGTGACTTTTGGCTCCCTGGCCCGCAGTTTTCCCGGCAAGACCCTGGGCATTATTCTCACCGGCATGGGGGCGGATGGCAAGGAAGGTTGCCGTCTGATGAAACAGAGCGGTTCTGTCATCTGGTCCCAGGATGAGAAGTCATCGGTGATTTATGGCATGCCGATGGCGGTCGCCAGGGCAGGGCTGCCCGATGAGGTGCTGTCACTCAATGACATTGGCCCCAGGTTGGTCGAGGGTGTGAGCTGA
- a CDS encoding protein phosphatase CheZ has protein sequence MSDSKKNPHGLDPEVTEKLRTQANELVEHVNSGNYARAMTLINDLSEVRDQSLYREVGRLTRSLHEAIRNFQIDPRNAEQQEALSKMTDASDRLEYVVKMTGQAANRTMDLVEETMPRAHVIRDEAAVLREQWQRLRRREMQPAEFRDLYGRIDRFFVTLTDDADTIYNNLSEILLAQDFQDLTGQVIQKVTNLVKEVEEHLLSLVVMASHVDQLTGTVHEIESAEVSAEQGVGPQMNADKREDVVSGQDDVDDLLSSLGF, from the coding sequence ATGAGCGATAGCAAAAAGAATCCGCACGGCCTTGATCCGGAGGTGACCGAAAAGCTCCGCACACAGGCTAACGAGTTGGTTGAGCACGTCAATTCCGGTAATTATGCCCGAGCGATGACCCTGATCAATGATCTCAGCGAGGTCCGGGATCAGAGCCTGTACCGGGAAGTCGGGCGGCTTACTCGCAGTCTCCACGAGGCGATCCGGAACTTCCAGATTGATCCCCGCAACGCGGAACAACAGGAAGCCCTGTCAAAAATGACCGACGCTTCCGACCGGCTGGAATACGTGGTGAAAATGACCGGCCAGGCGGCCAATCGCACCATGGACCTGGTCGAGGAAACCATGCCCAGGGCACACGTCATCCGTGATGAGGCCGCGGTCCTGAGGGAGCAATGGCAACGCCTTCGTCGCCGGGAAATGCAGCCTGCGGAATTTCGCGATCTCTACGGCCGGATAGATCGTTTCTTCGTCACGCTGACCGACGACGCCGACACCATTTACAACAACCTGTCGGAAATCCTGTTGGCACAGGACTTCCAGGATCTGACCGGTCAGGTGATCCAGAAGGTCACTAATCTGGTGAAGGAAGTGGAAGAACACCTGTTGAGTCTGGTGGTCATGGCCAGCCATGTCGATCAACTGACAGGCACCGTTCATGAAATTGAATCGGCTGAAGTGTCCGCCGAACAGGGTGTCGGTCCCCAGATGAATGCCGATAAGCGCGAAGATGTAGTGTCGGGTCAGGACGATGTTGATGATCTTCTGTCCAGTCTCGGTTTCTGA